CTGGATAAAAAAAATATCTGCTAATGAAAACAGCACGATAATACCCGTAAGTATGTAAACTTTTTTTTTATAGGATGGCCTGCTATCAAAAGAGGTTAAAAAATAAATTATAATTGGAAATTCCATAAAACCTACCAAATTATTGCACCAGGCGTTGCTGTGCTTAATCATTAACAGGTCAAAAAAATTAGCAAGTTCATAAATGTTTATAAATGCAAAATAAGGCAGGTACCATTTAAAATTGTAGTCAAGTTGCTTATAGCGGTACTTGCAAGCTGCCAATGTTATCGGCAGCGATACTAAATATAAATAATATAATAACATTCAATACTTCAGGGTCTTTTAAACAGAAAACAAGAAAAAGCAAGTAGATAAGCACTCTGCTAAAATTAGCATAAATATTGAATGTTATTGTTAAATTTTACAAACCACTATGGACAATAGGGAGGACATGTCTTTCCTTCATTCACCGGATCCAGCCCATCCGCCAGCAAACTACTATCCGATAAGGCGTCAGCATGGCTGCTGTCTTTATCAACGGTGCCAGCAAGCATCACCGTTGTTTGGCCCGGTGTTGTAGGATGTTTTTCATCATGGGCAGCCAAATGAACCCGCACGCCTGTAGCATGTGCCGGCAGCTTGTTTACAAAATCTTTAAACGCGTCGATATCAAACCAAACAGATTTGGTATCATTAATACCGTGTGTTTTGTCGATAACGTTTTTACGGGTGGCATGGTAGTGGTCTACCATTTTTTTTGCTTCGGTTAAATCAATTTTCTTCATGTTAATAAGGGGTTTTTAGTTAGGGTTATACGTGTTTAAACTGCATTGAGTTAATAGAAACAAGTATAATTTATTTTAATTATAATTCGGCAGTCAGCGATATTTTAATAATATTTTTTTAACCTTTTACGGTAATTCGCAGCCAAAATGTGTGCGAGGCGTTAGCTAACACCCAACAATAAATGCAGGCGGCGCTACAGGGTGTGGCTGGAATATATGAATTCAAAAATATCTGAGATATTAGGCCTCGTGCGAGTCATCCAATAAAAAAACGAAAAGTTCTTTGGGGCCGTGGGCGCCAAGTACCAGGGTTTTCTCAATATCGGCGGTTCGGCTGGGGCCCGTTACGTTGGTGATCATGGATGGCAGGCGGTTGCCGTATTTGTTTTTCAACAGTTTAAAACCATCTTTAATATCCATCACCATTTGCGATGTATAAGCCAACACAATGTGTACCGGCGGATAGATGCTTAAGCGCCGGCCGGCCATATTACCGTTGGATAACAAAATACTGCCATTGCGGGCTATTAAAGCCTCACACAGGGTAAAGCCAACCTCGGCCAGGTCAAAGTCTTTATCGGTTTCGTAAAAGGGGTATTCAAAGCGGGCAAGTACTTCCTGCAGGCCGGGCTCCCAGCAGTATATTTTGTGCCAGTTGCGTTCTTCGGCCAGGGTAAGCAGGGTTTCTATAAATTGCACCTCGTCTTCGCAAAAAATAAACTGGCCGTTAACGGCAGTAAATTGCTCGGCAAAAACAACTTCAGGTATTTCATCATCAGTTGCGTAAAGCGGCAGGTCTTCCAGTTGAGGATATGGGTTGTCCCTTTTCTCCAATAGTGCCTTGCGGATCTTCTTTAGCAGTTTTTCTTTTGATGTGGTAATATCCCTCATAGTATAAAAAGGAAAGCCACCAGCTAAGCTGATGGCTTTTTTAATAATGTATTTAATTAAAACTTTGGATCGGGCTCATCCATCCTTGATAACTCAGGATTGATCACATTCTCGGGTATCGCATTGTTATCTGGAACTAAAGTTGGTTCGCCGTTTACAAACTTATCATAAGCTGTACGGTGCTCAAAGGGACGTTTGCCCAAAAGCTCTTCCAGGTCGGCCTGAAACAATACTTCTTTCTCCAACAACTTTTTCGCAACTTTTTCTAATCCGTCGCGGTGCTTAATCAGTAACTCTTTTGTTTTGGCGTATACATCTTCAACCAGGCTTCTAACTTCCGAGTCGATGAGGTTTGCGGTAACGTCAGAGTATGGTTTGCTAAACTGGTTTTCGCCCTGCGGATCGTAAAACGATACGTTACCAACTTTACCATTCATACCATATATTTTTACCATGCCATAAGCCAGGCGGGTAATGCGCTCCAAATCACTTAAAGCGCCTGTGGTGATTTTACCGAAAGTAATATCTTCGGCAACACGGCCTCCCATTGATAATATCATATCATCAATCAGCTCTTCTTTAGCAACCAGGAACCTTTCGTTTGGCAGGTACTGGGCATATCCTAAAGCAGCAACACCACGTGGTACAATTGAAACTTTAACCAGCGGATCGGTATGCTCTAAAAACCATCCGGCTATAGCATGGCCGGCTTCGTGGTAAGCTACCACACGTTTTTCTTCGGGCGAAATTAAGGTATTCTTTTTCTCCAAACCACCAATTACACGGTCAACCGCATCCTGAAAATCCGACATGTCAACCGCCTCTTTGTTTTTACGGGCCGCTATAAGTGCAGCCTCGTTACAAACGTTTGCAATTTCGGCACCTGCAAAACCTGGGGTTTGTGCCGATAATTTTTTGGCATCAACATCATCAGATAATTTAAGTGGTTTTAAGTGAACTTTAAATATCTGCTCACGGCCATTCAAATCGGGTTTATCAATAGATACCTGCCTGTCAAAACGTCCGGGACGTAATAAGGCCGAATCCAATACATCAGGGCGGTTAGTTGCAGCAAGAATGATGATACCCGAATCGGTACCAAAACCATCCATCTCTACCAGCAGTTGGTTCAATGTGTTTTCGCGTTCGTCATTACCACCAACAATATTGTTTTTACCACGGGCACGGCCTATGGCGTCAATCTCATCAATAAATATAATACATGGCGCTTTATCTTTTGCCTGGCGGAACAAGTCGCGTACACGTGATGCACCTACACCCACAAACATCTCCACAAAATCAGATCCTGAGAGGGAGAAGAACGGAACGTGGGCTTCGCCGGCAACGGCTTTTGCCAATAAGGTTTTACCTGTACCCGGCGAACCTACAAGCAATGCGCCTTTAGGAATTTTACCACCCAGGTTGGTGTATTTTTTAGGATTTTTCAGGAAATCAACAATTTCCATCACCTCCTGCTTGGCTTCTTCTAAACCGGCAACATCATTAAATGTAACGGTTACCTGTGCCTCTTTATCAAACAAGGTTGCTTTTGATTTGCCGATATTGAATATCTGGCCGCCCGGGCCACCGCCCGAACCACCACTCATACGGCGCATGATAAATATCCACACTGCCGCAAATAATATCACCATAATTACGCCCTGTACAAGCCAGTTTGATAAAAAGCTTTCGCGGCCCTGTTGCAATTCAAGCGAAACATCACTTAAAGACGGGTCGGCAGCTTGTGCTGCAGCAATTGATTTTTTAAGGCTCTCAAAAGAGTCGTCGGTAAAAGTATACTGGGGCCCGCTGCTTCCTGCAAACATGTGCTGCTCTTTACCAAGGGCAGTATATTCTGGCTTGGTATCAAGGCTTTGCTTTTTAATATATACTTCCCCAATGATCAAATCGCCGCTTTTATAAGCTATAATTTTTTCAACATCATGCTGCTTAAGCATCTTGGTTTCAAAATCCTGGTAGGTTATCCGTTTACCGGTATCATTGCTTAACAGTGTTGTTGCAAGCAGAAATGCTAACACAATGATGCCATAAATCCACA
The genomic region above belongs to Mucilaginibacter sp. KACC 22773 and contains:
- a CDS encoding LutC/YkgG family protein, translating into MRDITTSKEKLLKKIRKALLEKRDNPYPQLEDLPLYATDDEIPEVVFAEQFTAVNGQFIFCEDEVQFIETLLTLAEERNWHKIYCWEPGLQEVLARFEYPFYETDKDFDLAEVGFTLCEALIARNGSILLSNGNMAGRRLSIYPPVHIVLAYTSQMVMDIKDGFKLLKNKYGNRLPSMITNVTGPSRTADIEKTLVLGAHGPKELFVFLLDDSHEA
- the ftsH gene encoding ATP-dependent zinc metalloprotease FtsH, whose protein sequence is MKDNDNKSESPKPIRKILNKKTPPKPPKFNIMWIYGIIVLAFLLATTLLSNDTGKRITYQDFETKMLKQHDVEKIIAYKSGDLIIGEVYIKKQSLDTKPEYTALGKEQHMFAGSSGPQYTFTDDSFESLKKSIAAAQAADPSLSDVSLELQQGRESFLSNWLVQGVIMVILFAAVWIFIMRRMSGGSGGGPGGQIFNIGKSKATLFDKEAQVTVTFNDVAGLEEAKQEVMEIVDFLKNPKKYTNLGGKIPKGALLVGSPGTGKTLLAKAVAGEAHVPFFSLSGSDFVEMFVGVGASRVRDLFRQAKDKAPCIIFIDEIDAIGRARGKNNIVGGNDERENTLNQLLVEMDGFGTDSGIIILAATNRPDVLDSALLRPGRFDRQVSIDKPDLNGREQIFKVHLKPLKLSDDVDAKKLSAQTPGFAGAEIANVCNEAALIAARKNKEAVDMSDFQDAVDRVIGGLEKKNTLISPEEKRVVAYHEAGHAIAGWFLEHTDPLVKVSIVPRGVAALGYAQYLPNERFLVAKEELIDDMILSMGGRVAEDITFGKITTGALSDLERITRLAYGMVKIYGMNGKVGNVSFYDPQGENQFSKPYSDVTANLIDSEVRSLVEDVYAKTKELLIKHRDGLEKVAKKLLEKEVLFQADLEELLGKRPFEHRTAYDKFVNGEPTLVPDNNAIPENVINPELSRMDEPDPKF